A single Actinomadura algeriensis DNA region contains:
- a CDS encoding EamA family transporter: protein MSFRTLSFRMPARSPARSSASSPSGHASASGPSGRGLPGGGALPILAAASLWGTTGTVRTFADGASSLSVAAMRIVLGGLVLLASAALSRGGAARRGAGLRRLAADRRARPLVLLGAAAIIVYQTAFFVAAARTGVAVATIVTIGSAPAFAGLIGIAARRAAPSRRWTLATAAAVAGCALLVGGGADAGADPAGIALAALAGLAYAAYTTATSVLITRGGDERAVAGTVFGVAAVPLLPVLPFAGSGWILTGSGALIAGYLGVVATGGAYLLFARGLRTTPATAATTLTLAEPAVAAVLGVVLLGEHLGALALAGLALLAAALVPLVLPARK from the coding sequence GTGTCCTTCCGCACCCTCTCGTTCCGCATGCCCGCGCGCTCGCCGGCGCGCTCGTCCGCGTCGTCCCCGTCCGGGCACGCCTCCGCCTCCGGCCCGTCCGGGCGGGGGCTGCCGGGCGGGGGCGCGCTGCCGATCCTCGCGGCGGCGTCCCTGTGGGGGACGACCGGCACCGTCCGCACGTTCGCGGACGGCGCGTCCAGCCTTTCGGTCGCCGCGATGCGCATCGTCCTCGGCGGGCTGGTCCTGCTGGCCTCGGCCGCCCTCTCGCGCGGCGGCGCCGCCCGGCGCGGCGCGGGCCTGCGGCGGCTCGCCGCCGACCGCCGCGCCCGTCCCCTCGTCCTGCTCGGCGCCGCCGCGATCATCGTCTACCAGACGGCGTTCTTCGTGGCCGCGGCCCGCACCGGCGTCGCGGTCGCGACCATCGTCACGATCGGCTCCGCGCCCGCGTTCGCCGGACTGATCGGCATCGCCGCCCGCCGGGCCGCCCCGTCCCGCCGCTGGACGCTCGCGACGGCCGCGGCCGTCGCCGGGTGCGCCCTGCTGGTCGGCGGCGGCGCGGACGCGGGCGCGGACCCCGCGGGCATCGCCCTCGCCGCCCTCGCCGGGCTCGCGTACGCGGCGTACACGACCGCGACGTCCGTGCTGATCACCCGCGGCGGCGACGAACGCGCCGTCGCCGGGACCGTGTTCGGCGTCGCGGCCGTCCCGCTGCTGCCCGTCCTGCCGTTCGCGGGGTCGGGCTGGATCCTGACCGGCTCGGGCGCCCTCATCGCCGGATACCTCGGCGTGGTCGCGACGGGCGGCGCCTACCTGCTGTTCGCCCGCGGCCTGCGCACCACCCCGGCCACCGCCGCGACGACGCTGACGCTCGCCGAACCCGCGGTCGCGGCCGTCCTCGGCGTCGTCCTGCTCGGCGAGCACCTGGGCGCCCTCGCGCTGGCGGGCCTCGCCCTCCTCGCCGCCGCCCTGGTGCCGCTGGTACTGCCCGCCCGGAAGTAA
- the aroF gene encoding 3-deoxy-7-phosphoheptulonate synthase → MVIVMAPEATEADVNGVVSLVETAGGDAFVSRGVERTIVGLVGDVEQFGSLNLRGMRGVSDVIRISAPYKLVSRENHGERTVVRVGGVPIGPGTMTLIAGPCAVETPEQTLQAAQMAKAAGATLLRGGAFKPRTSPYAFQGLGEAGLKILADVREETGMPVVTEVVDAGDVELVASYADMLQIGTRNAQNFALLQAAGEAGKPVMLKRGMNGTIEEWLMAAEYVAQRGNLDIVLCERGIRTFEKATRNTLDISAVPVAQRLSHLPVIVDPSHSGGSRDLVLPLTRAAIAIGADGVIIDVHPHPETALCDGPQALVDGDLRELAKVVRDLPPMVGRTLTQDPDVNAVPA, encoded by the coding sequence ATGGTCATCGTCATGGCCCCGGAGGCCACCGAAGCGGATGTCAACGGCGTCGTCTCATTGGTCGAGACGGCGGGGGGCGACGCCTTCGTCAGCCGCGGCGTGGAGCGGACGATCGTCGGGCTGGTCGGCGACGTCGAGCAGTTCGGCTCGCTGAACCTGCGCGGGATGCGCGGCGTCAGCGACGTCATCCGCATCTCGGCGCCGTACAAGCTGGTGAGCCGGGAGAACCACGGCGAGCGCACGGTGGTGCGGGTCGGCGGCGTCCCGATCGGCCCCGGCACGATGACGCTGATCGCCGGGCCGTGCGCGGTGGAGACGCCCGAGCAGACCCTGCAGGCCGCGCAGATGGCCAAGGCCGCCGGCGCGACCCTGCTGCGCGGCGGCGCGTTCAAGCCGCGCACGTCCCCGTACGCGTTCCAGGGGCTCGGCGAGGCGGGCCTGAAGATCCTCGCGGACGTCCGGGAGGAGACCGGGATGCCGGTCGTCACCGAGGTCGTGGACGCGGGGGACGTCGAGCTCGTCGCGTCCTACGCCGACATGCTGCAGATCGGGACGCGCAACGCGCAGAACTTCGCGCTGCTGCAGGCCGCCGGCGAGGCCGGCAAGCCGGTGATGCTGAAGCGCGGCATGAACGGCACCATCGAGGAGTGGCTGATGGCCGCGGAGTACGTCGCGCAGCGCGGCAACCTCGACATCGTGCTGTGCGAGCGCGGCATCCGCACGTTCGAGAAGGCCACCCGCAACACCCTCGACATCTCCGCGGTGCCGGTGGCGCAGCGCCTCTCCCACCTGCCGGTGATCGTGGACCCGTCGCACTCGGGCGGCAGCCGCGACCTCGTCCTGCCGCTGACCCGCGCCGCGATCGCGATCGGCGCCGACGGCGTCATCATCGACGTCCACCCGCACCCGGAGACCGCGCTGTGCGACGGCCCCCAGGCGCTCGTGGACGGCGACCTGCGGGAGCTCGCCAAGGTGGTGCGGGACCTGCCGCCGATGGTCGGCCGGACGCTCACGCAGGACCCGGACGTCAACGCCGTGCCGGCGTGA
- a CDS encoding sulfite oxidase-like oxidoreductase, producing MSHPEDPTQQRRDLPPGQYVPRGWPVLHYGPVPKFRPKDWDFRVFGATATGGHHRWTWDEFDALPRTKAVADFHCVTKFTIPDNEWEGVPGSAIVELAPPAPEVTHVMVWAEYGYSANIRMSDFLADGTMFATHRDGERITADHGFPIRIVVPHLYAWKSVKWVRGVEYLVKDRRGFWEERGYHNVADPWHEQRYSYQEDAGEAPPL from the coding sequence ATGTCCCATCCCGAAGATCCCACGCAGCAGCGGCGGGACCTGCCGCCCGGTCAGTACGTCCCCCGGGGATGGCCGGTCCTGCACTACGGACCCGTCCCGAAGTTCCGTCCCAAGGACTGGGACTTCCGCGTCTTCGGCGCGACCGCGACGGGCGGGCACCATCGTTGGACGTGGGACGAGTTCGACGCGCTGCCCCGGACCAAGGCCGTCGCCGACTTCCACTGCGTCACCAAGTTCACGATCCCCGACAACGAGTGGGAGGGCGTGCCGGGCTCGGCGATCGTGGAGCTGGCGCCGCCCGCCCCCGAGGTCACGCACGTGATGGTGTGGGCCGAGTACGGCTACAGCGCCAACATCCGGATGTCGGACTTCCTCGCCGACGGGACGATGTTCGCCACCCACCGCGACGGGGAGCGGATCACCGCCGACCACGGTTTCCCGATCCGGATCGTCGTCCCGCACCTGTACGCGTGGAAGAGCGTGAAGTGGGTCCGCGGAGTGGAGTACCTGGTGAAGGACCGCCGGGGCTTCTGGGAGGAGCGCGGCTACCACAACGTCGCCGACCCGTGGCACGAGCAGCGGTACTCCTACCAGGAGGACGCCGGCGAAGCCCCGCCGCTCTGA